CCAGTctaaaataggaaggaagggcaggctgCTTCAGTGATTCTCCAACTGTGTTCCCCGGGGCCTGCAGGGGTTCCTCAAATATTGcattcaaaattttttattttatttattttttaaaaacgtttatttatcttaatttttttaacgtttatttatttttgagagagggagcaggtgagagtgggggaggggcggggagagggaggcagaggctctgaagcaggctccaggctgtgggcACAGAGTACCCCCGGGGGGGTTTCCCACaaacccagggatcatgacctgagctaaaatcaagagctggatgcttaaccgactgagtcactcaggcgctccccaaaatgtttatttttgagagagagagagagagagagagagagagcgagcattagcaggagaggggcagagagagagggacagaggatctgaagcgggctccacgctgacagcagagagcccaattcTGGGCTccaacccgtgaaccatgagaccatggccCGAGCCAAAGCTGGCTgctcagcggactgagccacccaggtgccctcactcAAAACTTTACAAAGTAAGTTTTGCTATTAAAAAACCCcctaatttcaattgtattttttctAATACTCATCCCAATAAACACGTAACTACAAACATAAGAAAAGTTCATCTGCGTACCATCTATATTAGCGCCTAGATGATCTCAAGCACTATTTTGTAAGCACCGGGTGGAAGACCTACAGGAGGGACCTCAGATCTGGGGCAGGGCCCTTGGGAGGGGCCCTGGCGGGGGGTGAGGGGtcctgggaaggagaggggaggggccctCCGAGGGAGGGGATGGGTCCTGGAGAGTAAGGGGGTAGGCGCCCTGGGGGTGAGAGGGGCGGGGCcctgggagggtggaggagggaccctagggggaaaggggggaggcgccctgggggagaggggcggggccctgggagggtgggggatgggtccTGGAGGGTAAGGGGGGAGGCGCCCTGGGGGTGAGAGGGGCGGGGCcctgggagggtggaggagggaccctagggggaaaggggggaggtgccctgggggagaggggcggggcccTGGGAGGGTGAGGGATGGGTCCTGGAGGGTAAGGGGGGAGGCGCCCTGGGGGTGAGAGGGGCGGGGCcctgggagggtggaggagggaccctagggggaaaggggggaggcgccctgggggagaggggcggggccctgggagggtgggggaggggtcctgAAGGGTAAGGGGGGAGGCGCCCTGGGGGTGAGAGGGGCGGGgccctgggagggtgggggaggggtcctggAGGGTGAGGGGGGAGGCGCCCTGGAGATGAGAGGGGCGGGGCcctgggagggtggaggagggaccctagggggaaaggggggaggtgccctgggggagaggggcgaggccctggagggtgggggaggggtcgtGGAGGGTAAGGGGGGCGGCGCCCtgcgggggagaggggcggggcccCGGGCGGCGAAGGGGCGGGGCCCCGGGGGGGGAGGCGCCAGCCGGGCCGGCCCTACCTTGTGGGTGAGGGAGTGCTGCTTGAGGTGGTGGATCTGGCTGAACTCCATGCCGCACTCCGTGCACACGAAGGGCCGCACGTTCTGGTGCTTGAGCATGTGGTTCTGCAGCTGGCTGCGGTAGTGGAAGGACTTGTCGCACTCGAGGCACTGGTAGAGGGTGGGGCCCTGGTGGGAGGCCAGGTGGCGCTTGAGCTGGGTCAGGGTGGAGAAGTCCAGGCCGCACTCGACGCAGACGTGGCAGCGGCCGCTCTCGTGCTTCACTTCGTGGGCCTTGAGCTCGCTGGGGTAGGCGAAGCCGCGGCCGCAGAAGTGGCAGCTGTACGGCTTGACCTCGGAGTGCAGCAGCATGTGGCGCTTGAGGTGGCTGGTCTGCGTGAAGGCCTTCTGGCACACCTGGCACTTGTGGGGCCGGGTGCCCTGGTGCGTCAGCAGGTGCGTCTGCAGGTGGCTGGGCTGCTTGAAGAGCTTGCTGCAGTGCGGGCACGAGTGCGGCTTGATGCCGTTGTGACCCAGGATGTGCGTCACCAGGTTGTACTTGGACGTGTAGGACTTCTCGCACATGCGGCACTGCCAGCGCTTCTGGCGGTCACCCGCCTCCACCAGGTAGGAGTCGTCGATCTGCACGTTGATGTCCAGCCGGTCCAGCTGGGCCTTCTTGTGGCGCTCCGCCGTCGCGCCCGCCGAGTCGGCCTCGAACTCGCCCGCCTCCTGCCACACGAAGCCCTGCTCCGGCTTCACGGGCTCCGGGGATTCCATGGTGGGGGCCTCGGGGTCGCTCAGGGGGGCCAGGTGGGGCGGCTCGAAGCCACACTCCACGGGCAGGGCCTCCGGCCCCGGCAGCGCCATGCCGGCTTCGGAGAAGCCGTCCCGGGCCGGGTCTGGGAAGTGGGGGTCGAAGGGGGCCGCGTCCAGCTCCGGCCTCGGGGCTCGGGGCAGGTGCCGCAGCGTCCGGGGCTTGCGGCTGAAGGCGCTGAGGTCGATCATCTTGACGGCGCTGCTCTGCACCAGGGGCTCGCAGCCGCCACTGGCCGCCTCGGCGGGGGCCTCCCCTGGGCCTGCATCCTTGTCGTCACCAGGCACAGACACCTCGTAgacctcctgctcctcctcctcctccaccttctcgAACTTGACCTTGGGCACCAGCCGCACGGGCGGCCGCGTCTTCCGCCGGGTGTGCTTCTCGAAGGCCGCCTCCACCTCCAGCACCTCCTCTTCCGCCGGCTCCTCCAGGGCCCGCCCGTTGCAGGCCAGCTGGTAGATGTcggggcccgggggcccgggctCCCCGATGGCCGTCCCGGACAGCTCAGGCCCCAGGTCCGGGTAGAAGGCTTCGGCGCTTATGGTGGCTCCAAAGAGCTCATTTTCCGAGACCAGGCCCAGCACGGCGGCCTGAGCCAAGGACAGCACCACCACGGCATCCGTCTGTGTCCCTGAGTCCATGAAGCCCTCCATCCCGTGGCGGCTGGCTAGGAGGGCATCGCTGCGGGAAGAGAAGGGAACGTTAATGCCGCACACACAACAACACGCAGACACGCATTCGGCGAGCGCTTGGCCGATCCGGGGTGTGTCCGTCCCTGACGTCTTTCACCTCCTGCCCTGGGAACAGGACACACTTGTAATTACCGGGAGCAATGACACCCTCCGCATATCTGACCATCTTCTCCATCTCCCTGTGGGATCCTGGGTAAGCCCCGCCCCCTTGTTGGCCTCGGTCTTCCCACCTGCCACAGGAGGGTCGAATTGCCTCGGCGGTTCTTAAAGTAGGTTCCCCATAATGCCTTTCCAAGAGCCGCTCAAAAATCGGATTCAAAATCGCAGAAAGTAAAgttctattttaaagtttatttatcttgggagagagcaggagaaggggaggggcagagagaagagagagagaatcccaagccggcgaGGGCCTGGATCCCACctacggtgagatcatgacctgagggttATCAAGATTCTGacgcttcactgagccacccaggggcccccctcTATTTTACAAATCAATTTTGGAAAACCCATCTCCCTACATGTAATATACACCTCATTCCAACACATTCTGTAGCTCCGCTGGCTTTGTTGCCAAGGCAATTAATTTCGCACAGACCCTCAGACTGTACGGTGAGGTGTTAAACAGCTGTCACCATTTGTAATGGCTTGACCATACGAGTGAGGTGCtttggttaaaaataaagaaagaaaaaataaataaggagccGAGGTCGATCTGTCTTTCAAGCCTGATGCTCTAAGACTGTGTCTGTCACAACAGGTTACTGTTCTGGATTAGCTAAGTATAATACATTCAGATATCCAAACGTATGCCAATTAAAAATAcagctcttggggtgcctgggtggctccgtcgcttAAGCGTTGGACTTggggtcaggccatgatctcgcggttcaggggtttgagccccaaatggggttctgtgctgacagcccggagcctggagccagtttcagatgctgtgtctccctccctctctgctcctccccccactcgccctctgtctcaaaaataaatagacattggggcgcctgggtggcgcagtcggttaagcgtccgacttcagccaggtcacgatctcgcggtctgtgagttccagccccgcgtcaggctctgggctgatggctcagagcctggagcctgtttccgattctgtgtctccctctctctctgcccctcccccgttcatgctctgtctctctctgtcccaaaaataaataaacgttgaaaaaaaaaattttttttaaaaaaaataaatagacattaaaaaaaatttttttttaaaaatacagcttttATCTGATTTGTACAACTGGAACCTCATGTGAGATCTGATTTGAAGGAAGGGCCTCGTGATGGCTAACATATCTGAGGAGCCAGCTCCCAGGTTCCCAGGCACGCTCTCTGACCTACCAGGTTCTTTCACAGAAGCCAAGGCACCCACCTGCCCGGTCCAGACCCCGGGTGCACTGGCCTTCCTAGGGGCGGAGTAGCCGGCCTTGCACAGGGTTCTCGCACCCGCACCCGTGCTGAGCACCCAGCCCCTCCCGCCGGCCTCCCAGGCTTTCCTCAAATTCCACCTGTTCCTGGGACTTCCCGGCCCTCCCCGCCCACCCTGGCGCCCTCTCCGGGCCTCCCCGGGACCAGGATGTGTGCCCCGGATGTGGGAGGGCACGGTTAGAACGCCCACCCCGCTCAGCGCCTGCTCCAGGCGAAGGGGAAAGACATTCCTGGGGTGGCTCCCGCCTGCCTTGCCTGGTCTGGTCTCAGGGTCACGGTCAGGCGCATGGCGCGGGCTGCGGCCTTTCCTCAGGAAGCCGGCTCCGAGCCtggtgtctccctccccccacag
This window of the Prionailurus viverrinus isolate Anna chromosome B3, UM_Priviv_1.0, whole genome shotgun sequence genome carries:
- the ZNF710 gene encoding zinc finger protein 710 isoform X2; the protein is MEGFMDSGTQTDAVVVLSLAQAAVLGLVSENELFGATISAEAFYPDLGPELSGTAIGEPGPPGPDIYQLACNGRALEEPAEEEVLEVEAAFEKHTRRKTRPPVRLVPKVKFEKVEEEEEQEVYEVSVPGDDKDAGPGEAPAEAASGGCEPLVQSSAVKMIDLSAFSRKPRTLRHLPRAPRPELDAAPFDPHFPDPARDGFSEAGMALPGPEALPVECGFEPPHLAPLSDPEAPTMESPEPVKPEQGFVWQEAGEFEADSAGATAERHKKAQLDRLDINVQIDDSYLVEAGDRQKRWQCRMCEKSYTSKYNLVTHILGHNGIKPHSCPHCSKLFKQPSHLQTHLLTHQGTRPHKCQVCQKAFTQTSHLKRHMLLHSEVKPYSCHFCGRGFAYPSELKAHEVKHESGRCHVCVECGLDFSTLTQLKRHLASHQGPTLYQCLECDKSFHYRSQLQNHMLKHQNVRPFVCTECGMEFSQIHHLKQHSLTHKGVKEFKCEVCGREFTLQANMKRHMLIHTSVRPYQCHICFKTFVQKQTLKTHMIVHSPVKPFKCKVCGKSFNRMYNLLGHMHLHAGSKPFKCPYCSSKFNLKGNLSRHMKVKHGVMDIGLDSQDPMMELTGTDPSELDSQQETEDFENAYTYAGVHSSTEASVLTEQAMKEMAYYNVL
- the ZNF710 gene encoding zinc finger protein 710 isoform X1, with amino-acid sequence MDAPLLLAGCGEPAKVPVPLSLGHCDALLASRHGMEGFMDSGTQTDAVVVLSLAQAAVLGLVSENELFGATISAEAFYPDLGPELSGTAIGEPGPPGPDIYQLACNGRALEEPAEEEVLEVEAAFEKHTRRKTRPPVRLVPKVKFEKVEEEEEQEVYEVSVPGDDKDAGPGEAPAEAASGGCEPLVQSSAVKMIDLSAFSRKPRTLRHLPRAPRPELDAAPFDPHFPDPARDGFSEAGMALPGPEALPVECGFEPPHLAPLSDPEAPTMESPEPVKPEQGFVWQEAGEFEADSAGATAERHKKAQLDRLDINVQIDDSYLVEAGDRQKRWQCRMCEKSYTSKYNLVTHILGHNGIKPHSCPHCSKLFKQPSHLQTHLLTHQGTRPHKCQVCQKAFTQTSHLKRHMLLHSEVKPYSCHFCGRGFAYPSELKAHEVKHESGRCHVCVECGLDFSTLTQLKRHLASHQGPTLYQCLECDKSFHYRSQLQNHMLKHQNVRPFVCTECGMEFSQIHHLKQHSLTHKGVKEFKCEVCGREFTLQANMKRHMLIHTSVRPYQCHICFKTFVQKQTLKTHMIVHSPVKPFKCKVCGKSFNRMYNLLGHMHLHAGSKPFKCPYCSSKFNLKGNLSRHMKVKHGVMDIGLDSQDPMMELTGTDPSELDSQQETEDFENAYTYAGVHSSTEASVLTEQAMKEMAYYNVL